Proteins encoded within one genomic window of Synechococcus sp. PCC 7335:
- a CDS encoding glycosyltransferase family 1 protein, translated as MKIGFDISQTGGKKTGCGYYADALVRQLLAQYTQDAFLLYPAFGDTYWDPTHVASAERISLHNTDYPFLIDSKDASFNYWRSPKGVDEQVIGTPDVVHSNNFSSPHLRYARLVCTVYDLSFVDVPECTTEENRYLCFNGTFLASVMADMVIAISHYTKKRFLENFPHVPAERVVVSHLGNRLPVSGPEEAPSTMLEDRPFLLAVGTLEPRKNLRRLLLAYKEYLATSENPKDLALVGPQGWLESDLDQYISKLGLTHQVHILGYASDAALRWLYKHCWAFVYPSLYEGFGLPVLEAMAAGAATITSNTTSLPEVGGDAVVYIEPLDKTSITSALLLMDNDYYRRSLQVQCVQQAKKFDWATTASVVHEAYEEAMRLPRRRTSTSLVNTSSVR; from the coding sequence ATGAAAATTGGATTTGACATTAGCCAAACCGGTGGAAAAAAAACAGGCTGTGGCTACTATGCGGATGCGCTAGTTCGTCAGCTGCTAGCTCAGTATACACAGGATGCTTTTTTATTATACCCGGCCTTCGGCGATACCTATTGGGATCCCACCCATGTAGCCAGTGCTGAAAGGATAAGTCTCCATAATACCGATTATCCATTTCTTATAGATAGCAAAGACGCTTCTTTTAACTACTGGCGTAGTCCGAAAGGCGTGGATGAACAGGTGATTGGTACTCCTGATGTTGTCCATTCCAACAACTTTTCGAGCCCACATCTGCGTTACGCTAGGCTCGTTTGCACTGTTTACGACCTCAGCTTTGTGGACGTGCCAGAATGCACAACAGAGGAAAATCGCTATTTGTGCTTCAATGGCACCTTTCTGGCATCAGTGATGGCAGATATGGTGATTGCGATTTCCCACTATACAAAGAAGCGTTTTTTAGAGAACTTTCCTCATGTTCCTGCGGAGAGAGTGGTGGTGAGCCATCTAGGTAATCGGCTGCCTGTGAGCGGGCCAGAAGAGGCTCCTTCAACCATGCTAGAAGATCGTCCTTTTCTATTAGCGGTCGGTACCCTAGAGCCTCGAAAGAATTTGCGCCGTTTGTTGCTCGCTTACAAAGAATATCTCGCAACAAGTGAGAACCCGAAAGACTTAGCCCTGGTAGGACCTCAAGGATGGCTTGAGTCTGATCTCGATCAGTACATTAGTAAGCTAGGGCTAACTCATCAGGTTCACATTCTGGGCTATGCTAGCGATGCAGCACTCAGATGGCTGTATAAGCACTGCTGGGCATTTGTCTATCCTTCTCTTTATGAAGGCTTTGGGCTACCTGTGTTAGAAGCAATGGCTGCTGGCGCGGCGACGATTACGTCTAATACGACCAGCCTGCCGGAAGTTGGTGGCGATGCGGTGGTTTATATTGAGCCGTTAGATAAGACAAGTATTACCTCAGCACTGCTCTTGATGGATAATGACTATTATCGACGATCGCTGCAAGTACAGTGCGTGCAGCAGGCAAAAAAATTTGACTGGGCAACAACCGCTTCTGTTGTTCATGAGGCGTACGAAGAGGCCATGAGACTACCGCGTCGTCGAACTTCTACTAGCTTGGTGAATACTAGCTCGGTAAGATAG
- a CDS encoding glycosyltransferase, producing MSLALAIARNAASHEVWILLNDRFPRSVPAIRQWFNPLVPREHIVVFSIPPDTRENNPKKNALTRVSEQVRELFISTLQPDIVHISNLFEGWEDDVVVSISSSANSLVNARTPTSITLYDLRPLTQPEVYSPNEAIRRYYRRKVESLRRSQLLLTVSESLRREAIELLDIAPTSVINLSTAEGPQFHSQIKLQTPSKNIDDYCYPNEYSLSTWDQAARQAIAAFERVSTEANTYATSEQLYAHFIAKLSDETALQNQKESDLRILATCISTNLGIYEKQLLVDISQLVLLDEKSGIQRVVRSILVHLLQAPPNDYRVIPVYWDGWQYRQAREFISQMLPKLGSKQTSIQMNETTSDPVVDVNCNDIFLGLDHSAHLAPNTQETLQHFRDLGAEIYFVIYDILLVRHPEWWAREFSTTFHRWLKIIAEISTGLVCISEATAHDIKDWLLHTPPQRVDALRIISFHLGADISQSLPSKGLPQDAEFILQTLQSAPSLLIVSTLEPRKGHSQALEAFNLLWQSGLKINLVIVGREGWQVKPLIAQLNHHPEKDKQLFWLQGISDEYLSQIYLASTALLSPSEGEGFGLPLIEAAQHHLPIIARSLPVYKEVAGDYAFYFEGNQPEPLAEAIKTWLSLYDAGKAPSSKNMPYLTWAESTQQLVDAILPS from the coding sequence ATGTCTTTAGCACTTGCGATCGCCCGCAACGCCGCTAGTCATGAAGTTTGGATTCTACTAAACGACAGATTTCCTCGGTCAGTGCCTGCTATCCGGCAGTGGTTTAACCCTCTAGTACCAAGAGAGCATATTGTTGTTTTCTCAATTCCTCCAGACACCCGTGAAAACAATCCTAAGAAAAACGCCCTCACTAGAGTAAGCGAGCAAGTAAGAGAACTTTTTATTTCTACCCTTCAGCCTGACATTGTTCACATTTCCAATCTATTTGAAGGTTGGGAAGACGATGTTGTTGTCTCTATCAGCAGTTCGGCCAATAGTCTAGTCAATGCACGTACGCCAACGTCTATCACCCTTTACGATCTGCGCCCCCTTACCCAGCCTGAAGTTTATTCACCTAACGAAGCCATTAGGCGCTATTACCGCCGCAAAGTTGAATCCCTAAGAAGAAGTCAACTGCTGCTGACCGTCTCTGAAAGCTTGCGCCGCGAAGCCATCGAGCTGCTGGACATTGCACCGACAAGCGTCATCAATCTTTCAACAGCAGAGGGGCCACAGTTTCATTCACAGATCAAACTACAGACGCCATCCAAAAACATAGATGATTATTGTTATCCAAACGAATACTCTTTATCCACCTGGGATCAGGCCGCAAGGCAAGCTATAGCCGCCTTTGAAAGGGTATCAACCGAAGCTAATACCTATGCCACTAGCGAACAGCTATACGCCCACTTCATAGCAAAACTATCAGATGAGACAGCGCTACAGAATCAAAAAGAAAGTGACCTCAGAATATTAGCAACCTGCATCTCAACAAACTTGGGTATATATGAAAAACAGCTGCTTGTAGATATTTCCCAGCTAGTACTACTCGACGAAAAATCGGGCATTCAAAGGGTCGTTCGCAGCATCTTAGTCCATCTCTTACAGGCTCCGCCGAATGACTACCGTGTCATACCGGTTTATTGGGACGGGTGGCAATATCGCCAAGCAAGAGAATTCATTTCGCAAATGCTACCTAAGTTGGGTTCTAAGCAAACCTCTATACAAATGAATGAAACGACGTCAGATCCTGTCGTTGATGTCAACTGTAATGATATTTTTTTAGGTCTTGACCACAGCGCCCACCTAGCACCAAATACGCAAGAAACGCTACAGCACTTTAGAGACTTAGGCGCAGAGATCTACTTCGTCATTTACGATATTTTGCTGGTACGCCATCCCGAATGGTGGGCTAGAGAATTTAGTACCACCTTTCACCGTTGGTTAAAGATTATCGCTGAAATATCGACCGGCCTAGTATGTATTTCAGAGGCAACTGCTCATGACATCAAAGACTGGCTGCTCCACACGCCACCCCAGCGAGTTGACGCCCTTAGAATAATTTCATTTCATTTGGGTGCAGACATTAGTCAAAGCCTCCCCTCCAAGGGACTCCCTCAAGATGCTGAATTCATACTACAAACCCTACAGTCCGCCCCTAGCCTATTGATCGTGTCTACCCTCGAACCCCGAAAAGGTCATAGCCAGGCCCTAGAAGCGTTCAACTTACTTTGGCAATCCGGATTAAAGATCAATTTAGTGATTGTTGGTAGAGAGGGTTGGCAGGTCAAGCCGTTAATCGCGCAGCTAAACCATCATCCTGAGAAAGATAAACAGCTATTTTGGCTGCAGGGCATCAGTGATGAATACTTAAGCCAAATCTACTTGGCTAGCACTGCGCTGCTTTCGCCGTCAGAAGGAGAAGGGTTCGGCCTGCCGCTCATCGAAGCAGCTCAGCACCATCTACCGATTATCGCGCGTAGCCTACCAGTCTATAAAGAAGTCGCTGGCGACTATGCATTTTACTTTGAAGGCAATCAGCCCGAGCCGCTTGCTGAAGCCATCAAAACATGGCTGAGCCTTTATGACGCAGGGAAAGCGCCTAGTTCCAAAAACATGCCTTATCTTACTTGGGCAGAAAGCACACAGCAGCTAGTAGATGCTATCTTACCGAGCTAG
- a CDS encoding histidine triad nucleotide-binding protein, translated as MPEDTLFSKIIRKEIPADIVYEDDQCLAFRDIAPQAPTHILVIPKKPIPKLSEAQEEDKSLLGHLLLVVSDIAREQKLENGYRVVINTGEEGGQTVFHLHLHLLGGRALGWPPG; from the coding sequence ATGCCAGAAGATACTCTCTTCAGTAAGATTATTCGCAAAGAGATTCCGGCTGATATCGTCTACGAAGACGATCAGTGTTTGGCATTCCGAGATATTGCACCCCAGGCGCCAACGCACATTCTAGTTATCCCCAAAAAGCCAATTCCTAAGCTATCAGAAGCCCAAGAAGAAGATAAATCGTTGTTAGGACATTTGTTGCTTGTAGTGAGCGATATTGCTAGAGAGCAGAAGCTAGAGAATGGCTATCGGGTGGTGATCAATACAGGTGAAGAAGGTGGACAGACCGTGTTTCACCTACATTTACATCTATTGGGCGGACGAGCTTTAGGCTGGCCACCAGGCTAG
- the rnhA gene encoding ribonuclease HI produces the protein MPNEVKEIYTDGACSGNPGPGGWGTLIEFADGQRHELGGRDAKTTNNRMEMQAAIAALEFLSSNSIDSGAVTLHTDSEYLKNGITKWIKGWKRKGWKTSSGKPVLNKDLWQQLDQLSQTLTTEQINIDWRYVRGHTGNLGNERCDEIARAYAHSQPISLKQVKSVATSSKSPSASQSVGVTDGESVTSDTSTQIFLTEKDPYGAPTLTFDENNQEELGAMAVTASSKKQVAEDLSETSRVNRIRNTLETLQVTDELAKQGYLITSAELADLMDVNASAVTSRGDYWAWRNWSVSRIRREGNQILWQLERIDE, from the coding sequence ATGCCTAACGAAGTCAAAGAGATCTATACCGACGGTGCCTGCTCAGGAAACCCTGGACCAGGCGGCTGGGGAACACTGATAGAATTCGCTGACGGTCAAAGGCACGAGCTGGGTGGGCGAGATGCCAAGACTACGAACAATCGGATGGAAATGCAGGCGGCGATCGCGGCCCTAGAATTCCTCTCATCTAACAGTATCGATAGTGGCGCCGTCACCCTGCACACTGATAGCGAATATCTCAAAAACGGCATTACCAAATGGATTAAAGGCTGGAAGCGCAAAGGCTGGAAAACCTCCTCAGGCAAGCCTGTTCTCAACAAAGATCTTTGGCAGCAGCTCGATCAGCTCAGTCAAACTTTAACCACCGAACAAATCAACATCGACTGGCGTTACGTACGAGGCCATACAGGTAATCTAGGCAACGAACGCTGTGATGAGATAGCCAGAGCCTACGCCCACTCTCAGCCCATTTCACTAAAACAGGTCAAAAGCGTAGCCACCTCATCAAAATCTCCATCAGCTAGTCAGTCGGTCGGTGTAACGGATGGTGAAAGTGTGACATCTGATACCTCCACTCAGATTTTTCTCACTGAGAAAGATCCATATGGCGCACCAACGCTAACATTTGACGAGAACAATCAGGAAGAACTAGGTGCTATGGCAGTTACAGCCTCCTCCAAAAAGCAAGTTGCTGAAGATCTTTCAGAAACGTCTAGAGTCAACAGAATCAGGAATACATTAGAAACGCTTCAAGTCACCGATGAGCTAGCGAAACAAGGCTATCTTATTACCAGCGCTGAGCTTGCTGATTTGATGGATGTCAATGCTAGCGCTGTTACTAGCCGAGGCGACTATTGGGCTTGGCGAAACTGGAGCGTCTCTCGGATTCGCCGTGAAGGAAACCAAATTCTTTGGCAGCTAGAGCGCATTGACGAATAG
- a CDS encoding succinate dehydrogenase/fumarate reductase iron-sulfur subunit, protein MKINLKVWRQSDPLAVGGFVNYSVEAVEPDLSFLEMLDMLNEQLITQGEVPIEFDHDCREGICGTCGMMINGRAHGPQKRTAACQLYMRHFDEGETVTLEPWRATAFPVIKDLVVDRSAFDRIMMAGGYVSIKTGAAPDANAVLVDKPNADKAFDYATCIGCGACVAACPNASASLFTAAKISHLALLAQGKPERKQRVVKMTKQMTAEGFGDCSNHGECQSVCPQGISIDAIAQMRREYIRAKLPFG, encoded by the coding sequence ATGAAAATCAACTTAAAAGTATGGCGCCAAAGCGACCCGCTGGCGGTCGGCGGCTTTGTCAATTACAGCGTAGAAGCGGTTGAGCCGGATCTGTCTTTTTTAGAAATGCTCGATATGCTCAACGAGCAGTTGATAACGCAAGGAGAAGTCCCCATCGAGTTTGACCATGACTGTAGAGAAGGAATCTGTGGTACCTGCGGTATGATGATCAACGGTCGAGCGCATGGGCCTCAAAAGCGAACAGCAGCTTGCCAGCTATACATGCGCCACTTTGACGAGGGTGAAACGGTAACACTAGAACCTTGGAGAGCGACCGCCTTTCCAGTGATCAAAGATTTAGTCGTCGACCGATCGGCTTTTGATCGAATTATGATGGCCGGAGGATACGTCTCTATCAAGACCGGCGCTGCGCCCGATGCCAACGCGGTGCTAGTTGACAAACCCAACGCTGACAAAGCCTTTGACTATGCTACCTGTATCGGCTGTGGCGCCTGTGTGGCAGCCTGTCCAAATGCGTCGGCATCTCTATTTACAGCCGCAAAAATTTCTCATCTAGCGTTACTCGCTCAAGGGAAACCAGAGCGAAAGCAGCGAGTCGTCAAGATGACAAAGCAGATGACGGCAGAGGGCTTTGGGGACTGCTCGAATCATGGTGAGTGTCAGTCGGTATGTCCGCAAGGAATTTCGATTGATGCGATCGCCCAAATGCGCCGAGAATACATTCGCGCTAAGCTACCGTTTGGTTAA
- a CDS encoding fumarate reductase/succinate dehydrogenase flavoprotein subunit, with amino-acid sequence MLLDARIPSGPLAEKWNRFKDHSRLVNPSNKARHTILVVGTGLAGASAAATLAEQGYQIKSFCIQDSPRRAHSIAAQGGINAAKNYPNDGDSVWRLFYDTIKGGDYRSREANVYRLAQISNQIIDQCAAQGVPFAREYSGLLANRSFGGAQVSRTFYARGQTGQQLLLGAYSAMMRQVAAGQISLFPRRELLDLVVIEGQARGIVVRNLLTGEFERYVGDAVILATGGYSNVYYLSTNGKNSNVTAAWRSHKRGALFANPCFTQIHPTCIPVASEFQSKLTLMSESLRNDGRIWVPKQANDQRAAKAIPEDERDYYLETRYPTFGNLVPRDVASRNAKQVIDEGRGVGATGLAVYLDFRDAIAREGKEAIAARYGNLFEMYQRITGEDPYDVPMRIYPAVHYTMGGLWVDYHLMTTVPGLFAIGEANFSDHGANRLGASALMQGLADGYFIIPYTLSDYIATNSIDPVETSHDAFAEAEASAYARTLKLLSIKGDKTVLAFHQELGQLLWNGVGMSRSREGLKETIEKVRSLKDEFWQNLRVPGNADTLNKNLEFAGRVADFIELGELMAHDALAREESCGSHFRVEYQTAQGEAQRQDQQYSTVAAWQYEGDRQAHTLVSEDLSFENVRLIQRSYK; translated from the coding sequence ATGCTTCTTGACGCACGAATCCCGTCAGGTCCTCTAGCAGAAAAATGGAACCGTTTCAAAGACCATTCTCGGCTAGTTAATCCGTCGAACAAAGCTAGACATACCATCCTAGTTGTCGGGACCGGACTAGCGGGTGCATCAGCGGCGGCAACCCTAGCAGAACAGGGCTATCAGATTAAAAGCTTTTGCATTCAAGATTCGCCCCGCCGTGCTCATAGCATTGCTGCCCAAGGAGGAATTAACGCCGCCAAGAACTATCCGAATGATGGTGATAGCGTCTGGCGGCTATTCTACGACACGATCAAGGGCGGAGACTATCGGTCACGAGAGGCGAACGTTTATCGGCTGGCGCAAATTAGCAACCAGATTATCGATCAGTGTGCGGCCCAGGGGGTGCCATTTGCAAGGGAATACAGTGGCCTACTAGCTAATCGTTCTTTTGGAGGGGCACAGGTATCTAGAACATTTTATGCTCGCGGACAAACTGGGCAGCAGCTGTTACTTGGCGCCTACAGCGCAATGATGCGGCAGGTAGCAGCCGGACAAATTTCACTATTTCCTCGGCGAGAGCTGTTGGATCTAGTGGTGATCGAAGGTCAAGCCAGAGGAATTGTAGTTCGCAATCTGCTCACAGGTGAGTTTGAGCGCTATGTCGGTGATGCAGTGATACTCGCTACAGGCGGCTATAGCAATGTGTATTACCTATCCACAAATGGCAAAAATTCTAATGTGACAGCGGCCTGGCGATCGCACAAAAGAGGCGCTCTGTTTGCCAACCCCTGCTTTACTCAGATTCACCCAACCTGCATTCCAGTAGCCAGTGAGTTTCAATCCAAACTGACACTAATGAGCGAAAGCTTACGCAACGATGGTCGGATATGGGTGCCGAAGCAGGCAAACGATCAGCGAGCGGCGAAAGCTATTCCAGAGGATGAACGCGACTACTACCTAGAAACGCGCTATCCCACCTTTGGCAACCTAGTGCCTAGAGATGTGGCCTCTCGCAATGCCAAACAAGTAATCGATGAAGGCCGCGGCGTCGGCGCAACCGGTTTGGCTGTGTATCTAGACTTTCGCGATGCGATCGCTCGTGAGGGGAAAGAAGCGATCGCCGCTCGCTATGGCAACCTATTTGAGATGTATCAGCGGATCACCGGTGAAGATCCCTATGACGTACCCATGCGAATCTACCCAGCTGTGCATTACACCATGGGCGGACTGTGGGTGGATTATCACCTGATGACGACAGTTCCAGGCTTGTTTGCTATCGGTGAGGCGAACTTCTCAGATCACGGTGCGAATCGTCTAGGAGCAAGTGCCCTGATGCAGGGACTGGCCGATGGCTACTTCATCATTCCGTACACGCTCAGCGACTACATTGCGACTAATTCTATCGATCCGGTTGAAACTTCTCACGATGCCTTTGCAGAGGCAGAAGCGTCGGCTTATGCTAGGACGCTGAAGCTATTGAGTATTAAGGGCGATAAGACGGTACTGGCGTTTCACCAGGAGCTAGGTCAGCTCTTATGGAACGGGGTAGGGATGAGCCGAAGCCGGGAGGGGTTGAAAGAGACAATTGAGAAAGTGCGATCGCTTAAGGACGAATTCTGGCAAAACCTTCGAGTTCCAGGCAATGCTGATACTTTAAACAAAAATCTTGAATTTGCCGGGCGAGTAGCAGACTTTATAGAACTCGGTGAGCTGATGGCCCACGATGCGCTTGCAAGAGAAGAATCTTGTGGCAGTCATTTTCGAGTTGAGTATCAAACTGCTCAAGGAGAGGCTCAAAGACAAGACCAGCAGTATTCAACCGTCGCTGCCTGGCAATACGAAGGCGATAGGCAGGCCCATACCCTTGTGAGCGAAGATCTAAGCTTTGAGAATGTAAGGCTGATTCAGCGCTCCTACAAGTGA
- a CDS encoding succinate dehydrogenase cytochrome b subunit, giving the protein MILTPTQSAQSSADSFYHSPVGKKILTGITGLGLVAFVIGHLLGNLTLFFGSSAYNRLAHSIESLGPLIYLAEFGLLALVSVHAAIGISIYLGRRRARQVHYAEYHSAGEPSRQTIASRTMIYSGLLLAVFLVWHLATFKFGPVYKLPGSTDRDLARLVFETFHQPIYTASYVVILSLLGLHLRHGCWSALQSIGVATRTWVVVASGLLGSAIALGFIGLPLAIYFRWL; this is encoded by the coding sequence ATGATTCTTACACCAACCCAGAGCGCTCAGTCTAGCGCAGATAGCTTTTATCACTCACCGGTTGGGAAAAAGATTCTAACTGGCATCACAGGATTGGGCTTAGTCGCCTTCGTGATCGGACATCTGCTTGGCAACCTGACCTTATTTTTTGGCTCATCAGCTTACAATCGGCTCGCTCACTCCATCGAGAGTTTGGGGCCGCTGATTTATCTAGCTGAGTTCGGGCTGCTAGCGTTAGTCAGTGTACATGCTGCGATTGGCATCAGTATCTACCTTGGTAGGCGACGAGCTAGGCAGGTGCACTACGCTGAATATCACAGCGCGGGAGAGCCTAGCCGTCAGACGATAGCTTCTCGAACGATGATTTATTCTGGGCTGTTGCTGGCTGTCTTTCTGGTCTGGCACTTGGCGACATTCAAGTTCGGGCCGGTATACAAGCTACCAGGTTCAACCGATCGCGATTTGGCTCGGCTGGTGTTTGAAACGTTCCACCAGCCGATTTATACAGCCAGCTATGTCGTAATCTTGAGTCTTTTGGGATTGCACTTACGTCACGGCTGTTGGAGCGCACTGCAATCAATTGGTGTAGCAACCAGAACGTGGGTGGTTGTGGCGAGTGGCCTATTAGGAAGTGCGATCGCGCTAGGATTTATCGGCTTGCCGCTCGCCATCTACTTTAGGTGGCTGTAA
- a CDS encoding peptidylprolyl isomerase — protein MTRAIMETDKGTINLELFEQDAPNTVANFVKLSKDGFYDGLNFHRVIPNFMIQGGCPNGTGTGGPGYKIDCEINPNKHEAGSLSMAHAGKNTGGSQFFICHEAQGHLDGIHTVFGKTEDMDVVNAIKKGDKIKSVTIEE, from the coding sequence ATGACTCGCGCAATCATGGAAACAGACAAAGGGACTATTAACCTTGAGCTGTTCGAGCAGGATGCTCCCAACACCGTTGCTAATTTTGTGAAGCTTTCTAAAGATGGCTTCTATGACGGACTTAATTTTCACCGGGTGATTCCAAATTTCATGATCCAAGGGGGATGCCCCAACGGGACTGGTACAGGCGGTCCTGGCTACAAAATTGACTGTGAGATCAACCCTAACAAGCATGAGGCTGGTAGTCTTTCTATGGCTCATGCTGGCAAGAATACCGGCGGCAGTCAGTTCTTCATTTGCCATGAAGCGCAGGGCCACCTAGATGGCATCCATACCGTCTTTGGCAAGACCGAAGATATGGATGTAGTCAACGCGATCAAAAAAGGCGACAAAATCAAGTCGGTCACTATCGAAGAGTAA
- the rsfS gene encoding ribosome silencing factor, which translates to MADKIVSDAPELAASVDATPETEVLPSVDSEFKTPVDEDAKALALMIAEAADDRKAGNITILQTGDISYLADYFVIVTGFSNVQVRAIANTIEGVIEDNFGRQPLRTEGMSEGRWVLKDYGDVIVHIFMPSDREYYDLEAFWGHAERIEFQPTSALDRETA; encoded by the coding sequence ATGGCCGATAAGATAGTCAGTGACGCTCCTGAGTTAGCAGCCTCAGTCGATGCCACACCCGAGACTGAAGTTTTGCCCAGTGTAGATAGCGAATTTAAGACGCCGGTTGATGAAGATGCGAAAGCGTTGGCACTGATGATCGCAGAAGCAGCAGATGATCGCAAAGCGGGCAATATCACGATTCTACAAACGGGTGACATTTCTTATTTGGCTGATTACTTCGTGATTGTTACAGGTTTTTCTAATGTGCAGGTGCGGGCGATCGCAAACACGATAGAAGGGGTCATCGAAGATAACTTTGGCAGACAGCCGCTTCGCACTGAAGGCATGAGCGAAGGTCGCTGGGTTCTTAAAGACTACGGTGATGTCATTGTTCATATCTTTATGCCAAGCGACCGCGAATATTACGATCTAGAGGCATTTTGGGGTCATGCCGAACGAATTGAGTTTCAGCCGACTTCAGCGCTTGATCGTGAGACAGCCTAA
- a CDS encoding CGLD27 family protein, producing MNGDIKKSSISARCPVPVDQIPIKEYESMSQSWFYRWGARSLQGYLVPIISLWLLSWLVVGPMAAVSFVPAKLPLQFMISASLGALILPVLALVQLYIGWNHVCDRLSGQSVFYEESGWYDGQVWEKPEEIFNRDRLIADYQVKPILLRLQKTFAALCGILAFSFVTWQFI from the coding sequence ATGAACGGCGATATTAAAAAGAGTTCCATCAGTGCTCGGTGTCCGGTTCCTGTTGATCAAATTCCGATCAAGGAGTACGAAAGCATGAGCCAATCCTGGTTTTATCGTTGGGGAGCGCGATCGCTACAAGGATATCTAGTGCCTATTATCAGCCTTTGGCTACTGAGCTGGTTAGTCGTTGGCCCGATGGCGGCTGTGAGCTTTGTACCTGCTAAGCTGCCGCTTCAATTTATGATTAGCGCTTCTCTAGGGGCGCTGATTTTGCCTGTGCTGGCTCTAGTCCAGCTATACATTGGCTGGAATCATGTATGCGATCGCCTCTCTGGGCAGTCCGTTTTCTACGAAGAATCTGGTTGGTATGACGGTCAAGTATGGGAAAAACCAGAAGAGATATTTAACCGCGATCGCCTGATTGCTGACTACCAGGTCAAGCCGATTTTGCTGCGTTTGCAGAAAACCTTTGCTGCGTTGTGCGGCATCCTTGCCTTTAGTTTCGTCACCTGGCAGTTTATTTGA
- a CDS encoding asparaginase yields MNRTNRHSSSLLTVQLLREGIVESTHKVHAVACDAKGRVLASAGDPELGTFIRSSLKPFQAMSVTGTGTLDHFNLTDKDLAIICSSHHGSIEQTRQVFNILWRCDADPTALQCPVPSDKTTPLAHNCSGKHAGMLAVCKQKGWSLDGYMQRSHPVQKLVASRIAELLGMPADEFICAHDSCGVPTYLMQLSQMATLFAKLTSGDSLEMERIVRAMTSYPEMIAGPEGFDTQLMQLTEGELVSKAGAEGVQCIGRVGEGMGIAVKAVDGSKRAKYATAVYLLKQFGWITPDVSETLSDKFMMPGKYTRIEVVGEMSMI; encoded by the coding sequence ATGAATAGGACGAATCGCCATTCTTCCTCACTATTAACAGTCCAGCTCCTAAGAGAAGGAATTGTCGAATCTACGCACAAGGTTCATGCAGTCGCTTGTGATGCTAAGGGCCGCGTCCTGGCGAGCGCCGGCGATCCAGAGCTAGGTACGTTCATTCGCTCTTCGCTCAAGCCATTTCAGGCCATGTCTGTGACGGGTACAGGCACCCTAGATCACTTCAACTTGACTGACAAAGATCTAGCGATTATCTGTAGCTCGCACCACGGCAGCATCGAGCAGACTCGCCAGGTCTTTAATATTCTGTGGCGCTGTGATGCTGATCCAACAGCTCTGCAGTGTCCTGTTCCTTCTGATAAGACAACCCCTTTAGCCCATAACTGTTCGGGTAAGCATGCTGGCATGCTAGCAGTATGCAAGCAGAAAGGTTGGTCTTTGGATGGGTATATGCAGCGATCGCATCCTGTCCAAAAGCTAGTAGCCTCTCGCATTGCTGAACTTCTAGGCATGCCGGCTGACGAGTTTATCTGCGCTCATGACAGCTGCGGGGTTCCTACTTATTTGATGCAGCTCAGCCAGATGGCTACCCTCTTTGCCAAGCTTACCTCTGGCGATAGTTTAGAGATGGAGCGCATCGTCCGCGCTATGACTAGCTACCCAGAGATGATCGCCGGCCCAGAAGGCTTCGATACGCAGCTGATGCAGCTCACAGAAGGCGAGCTAGTTAGTAAAGCGGGCGCAGAAGGCGTTCAGTGCATTGGCCGCGTTGGGGAAGGCATGGGCATTGCCGTCAAAGCCGTAGATGGCTCTAAACGAGCGAAGTACGCTACTGCTGTTTACCTACTAAAGCAGTTTGGCTGGATTACACCCGACGTTTCTGAAACGCTCTCCGACAAATTTATGATGCCAGGTAAGTACACCCGCATCGAAGTTGTCGGCGAAATGTCCATGATTTAG